A stretch of the uncultured Desulfobacter sp. genome encodes the following:
- a CDS encoding tetratricopeptide repeat protein: MNKQTFPIFIVLVLISFLVAGCGSPDEKKAAFLNKGKALMEKKEYVNAELEFKNAVQIDPEYAEAFLMLGQIEIKKKNYKRAYQMFEKTLRFDPSNLQAEVELGRLLIGAREILKAEEHAVHVLEKDPKHVDARLLMASVHFVNKEYDKGKAILSGMLAENLTRPEIFMMMASLSAKDKDWTGAKTFLAQGLKENPKSIPILIRLYKAAVRDKQFDTAEGFLEKVIDLEPDQITHKLALAQLYLIQKDEQKAESYLNSVADASDAQDTIVMPIVNFWMGAKLPEKAEPLLKKAIAGSPENFDFRLFLAQIYSKTGRLDESEQVLRTNLEVSKDPGHPGIVRTKVALAKLMLANSLPDDAEKLVDEVLEEDPKNTEAHGIKGGFYLNRRDGLNAISEFRVVVADKPDLVQGHLNLALAHIINKEPILALDVLEKGLKENPKSDKILMALAQMKMVEKDTVKGEKYLKKLVDLAPDDINSLISLGDFYTGSKQYDKALEQYEHIKTVHKDSPAGYIKTANVYLKLNEDEKALLELKTGYEKFPDSAMLISQLSQLYLKNKNVTAAIALCEKRLEENPEEAFSWNLLAGIYFVTKKYDKAETNFEKAIEISPEWQKPYENLAQLYLVQGKKESAIKKLESAIEQNEKNKKAWILLGMIYKRDKNYEAAAKIFKQAFDAIPSMWAAANDYAYITSEYLADRTEDLTEAMEYAQKAVSLNGNAGPARDTLGWIYYKMGNLELALDELKMALEQRPDHHIVNYHMGMVLEKQGRHQEAATHLESALAKNQNFPGANDARKIVKQYEEVLN; this comes from the coding sequence ATGAACAAACAAACGTTTCCAATTTTTATTGTTCTTGTTTTGATTTCATTCCTGGTTGCCGGGTGCGGCAGCCCGGATGAGAAAAAGGCGGCCTTTCTCAATAAGGGTAAAGCCTTGATGGAGAAAAAGGAATACGTAAATGCGGAGCTGGAGTTTAAAAATGCCGTTCAGATTGACCCTGAATATGCAGAGGCCTTTTTAATGCTCGGTCAAATTGAAATTAAAAAAAAGAATTATAAACGGGCCTACCAGATGTTCGAAAAAACCTTACGGTTTGATCCTTCCAATCTCCAGGCCGAGGTCGAACTCGGTCGCCTTCTGATCGGAGCCAGGGAGATTCTCAAAGCTGAAGAACACGCGGTTCATGTCCTTGAAAAAGATCCCAAACACGTGGATGCAAGATTATTGATGGCCTCTGTTCATTTTGTCAACAAAGAATATGACAAGGGCAAAGCCATTTTGTCCGGCATGCTGGCCGAAAACCTTACCCGCCCCGAGATATTTATGATGATGGCTTCCCTGTCTGCAAAGGATAAAGACTGGACCGGGGCAAAAACGTTTCTTGCGCAGGGCCTGAAGGAAAACCCGAAGAGTATTCCTATCCTGATCAGGCTTTACAAGGCTGCTGTCAGAGATAAACAATTTGATACGGCAGAAGGGTTTCTTGAAAAAGTCATCGATCTTGAGCCGGATCAAATAACTCATAAACTGGCTTTGGCCCAGCTTTATTTGATTCAAAAAGATGAACAGAAGGCGGAATCCTATCTCAACAGTGTGGCTGATGCCTCTGATGCCCAAGACACGATTGTGATGCCGATTGTTAATTTCTGGATGGGAGCAAAACTGCCGGAAAAAGCAGAACCCCTGCTTAAAAAGGCCATTGCCGGGAGCCCGGAAAATTTTGATTTCCGGCTTTTTCTGGCACAAATTTATTCCAAAACAGGGCGGTTGGATGAATCGGAACAGGTTTTAAGGACAAACCTGGAAGTCAGCAAAGACCCCGGCCATCCGGGAATTGTCAGGACCAAAGTGGCTCTGGCTAAACTGATGCTGGCAAACTCTCTGCCGGATGATGCTGAAAAGCTAGTGGATGAAGTCCTGGAAGAAGATCCAAAAAACACCGAGGCCCACGGTATTAAAGGCGGCTTTTACCTGAACAGAAGAGACGGACTCAATGCCATATCCGAATTCAGGGTAGTTGTGGCGGACAAACCGGATCTTGTTCAGGGACATTTAAACCTGGCACTGGCACATATCATAAATAAAGAACCCATACTGGCACTGGATGTTCTTGAAAAAGGCCTTAAAGAAAACCCGAAATCCGATAAAATTCTCATGGCCCTGGCCCAGATGAAGATGGTGGAAAAGGATACGGTAAAAGGAGAGAAATATCTTAAAAAACTCGTAGATCTGGCACCGGACGACATCAATTCTCTCATCAGCCTGGGGGATTTTTATACCGGTTCCAAGCAATACGACAAAGCACTGGAGCAATATGAACATATCAAAACCGTTCACAAAGATTCACCAGCCGGATATATCAAGACAGCCAATGTTTATCTAAAACTCAATGAAGATGAAAAAGCGCTTTTGGAACTAAAGACCGGGTATGAAAAATTCCCGGACTCGGCCATGCTGATCTCCCAGCTCTCCCAGTTGTATTTAAAAAATAAAAATGTGACTGCCGCCATCGCTTTATGTGAAAAGCGGCTTGAGGAAAACCCGGAAGAAGCCTTTAGCTGGAACCTTCTGGCCGGCATTTATTTTGTAACTAAAAAGTATGATAAAGCAGAAACAAATTTTGAAAAGGCTATTGAAATCTCTCCTGAATGGCAGAAACCATACGAAAATCTGGCACAACTTTACCTGGTCCAGGGAAAAAAAGAGAGTGCTATTAAAAAACTTGAATCTGCGATCGAACAAAATGAAAAAAATAAGAAAGCCTGGATACTTTTGGGCATGATCTATAAAAGAGATAAAAATTACGAGGCTGCCGCAAAAATTTTCAAACAGGCCTTTGATGCCATCCCCTCTATGTGGGCTGCGGCCAATGATTATGCCTACATCACATCCGAATATCTGGCTGACCGCACGGAGGATCTTACCGAGGCCATGGAATATGCCCAAAAAGCGGTGAGCCTCAATGGTAATGCAGGGCCGGCAAGGGATACCCTTGGATGGATTTATTATAAAATGGGGAATCTCGAACTGGCGCTTGATGAACTGAAAATGGCCCTTGAGCAAAGGCCGGATCACCATATTGTTAATTATCACATGGGCATGGTGCTGGAAAAACAGGGACGGCATCAGGAGGCTGCAACCCACCTTGAATCTGCATTGGCCAAAAATCAAAACTTTCCCGGTGCGAATGATGCCAGAAAAATCGTAAAGCAGTATGAAGAAGTGCTGAATTAA
- a CDS encoding AAA family ATPase, translated as MIQEAVMEKSHRQDRVAPLSFEAPVYKKSREYQINPDLVQKNRGICINPDAPEVEYYKILRTRIQQQAKKKNLKTVMITSPNKNEGKTITSINMGFVFAREFKQTVLLVDCDFKGQDIHKYLGIKNKHSLIDYFLHGVPLNDLIIWPGIEKLTLISGDETVVNSTEILSSEAMEKLVAEMGQRYSDRYVFFDAPPVLERSEAISMAPMMDGIIMVVEARVTPKADIEKAVSLLPPDKFLGFVLNKKS; from the coding sequence ATGATCCAGGAAGCAGTAATGGAAAAAAGCCACCGCCAGGACAGGGTTGCCCCTTTGTCCTTCGAAGCCCCAGTATATAAAAAATCACGGGAATATCAGATTAATCCGGACCTTGTCCAAAAAAACCGGGGGATCTGCATCAACCCTGACGCGCCCGAAGTTGAATACTATAAGATCCTAAGAACCCGGATTCAGCAGCAGGCAAAAAAGAAAAACTTAAAGACTGTGATGATCACAAGCCCCAATAAAAACGAGGGGAAAACCATCACCAGCATCAACATGGGATTTGTCTTTGCCCGGGAATTCAAGCAAACCGTACTTCTGGTAGACTGCGATTTCAAGGGTCAGGATATCCATAAATATTTAGGGATTAAAAATAAGCACAGCCTGATTGATTACTTTTTGCACGGGGTTCCGTTAAACGATCTGATTATCTGGCCGGGGATAGAAAAATTGACCCTGATATCCGGAGATGAAACGGTAGTGAATTCTACGGAAATCCTGTCTTCAGAAGCCATGGAGAAACTTGTGGCAGAGATGGGGCAGCGGTATTCCGACCGGTACGTTTTTTTTGATGCCCCTCCGGTTCTCGAACGTTCCGAGGCCATTTCCATGGCCCCCATGATGGACGGCATCATCATGGTGGTTGAAGCCCGGGTAACGCCCAAAGCAGACATTGAAAAAGCAGTCTCCCTGTTGCCGCCGGATAAATTTTTGGGCTTTGTTCTGAATAAAAAAAGTTGA